The window ATTTAGATAGTAGAGTAATGGTACTCAACTTGCTTTTGGGTGGATTTGGATGCTTTTGTTCAGATTTAGGGGTATACTTGACTAAATATTTCCTTAAGTCTGTAATTTCGTTAGATTCCTTGATCACAAAGGCCTCACTTCTGTTCCTTGTATAGTGCCATTCTTACtcaagttttactatgttttattATAACCTTGGTTTTGTTATTCTGCGGTTTGAGGTTCAGCTGAAACTTTGTCAATGTAATTATCATTCTGTTAACCAAATGTCCGTCATAGTTATCAAAATTGTAATTTATGAGCATGTgcctttttgttttttcttgCTGAGGGAATCACAAGTGGAAAACGGCGAATGAACTTGTTTCTTCATTATGATAGTTCCCTGGTTACTATCTGACAGAGGTTGATTCAAAATTTAAAGGCAATTGTATACGTAAATATTCTTAAGAGACAGTGGATACACGTGCACGGTGCATCCACTGGTTATATACTGGATCCATCTCTGCAAATAGGTGAAAGACCCAATGGCAAATGAGTCAAATGATACTACCAGATCTGTACTTTACGTGGACGTGAATGGTTGAATATGTTGAAGTTTTTGTGTACTATTAAGACTAGGTAGTTAGGCAAACAGCCAAAAATTGAAGGCTGTCTTACCATTGTTTCGATTTCTTTAGTTCTGTAAAACAAGACTTACCTTATAAGTCCCAGTAGCTTATTGCAAACCTTTACACGTATAGTTATAGGCAAACAACCCAAAATTGAAGGCTGTCTTACTATTGTTTCGATTTCTTTAGTTCTGTAAAACAAGACTTACCTTATAAGTCCCAGTAGTTTATTGCAAAACTTTACACATATTGTTTATCCCAAAGACTTCAATGAATTCGAGTGTAAGATTTCTTTGAATGCATCAATCTGATACTGAATGTGGTATGTAGGTTGAGGAAAGGAGAAGGCCGTTGTCTAACTACATGGAGAAGGTTCAGAATGACGTGACTCCTACTATGCGTATGATTTTAGTTGATTGGTTAGTGGAGGTTTCAGAAGAGTACAAACTTGTTTCAGACACCCTTTATCTCGCAGTGACATACGTCGACAGATTTTTGTCTTCTCACGTTTTAGCCAGGGAAAGGCTTCAGCTTCTCGGTGTATCTTGCATGCTTGTTGCATCGTATGGCTCTTAAACTCTTATTTTGTTAATTAAAAATGGTTTTTTACATCAGATATATTCATTTATAGTGCTTAATGCTTCAGAAAGTATGAAGAGATCAGTCCACCTCATGTTGAAGATTTTTGTTACATTACAGACAATACATACACCAGAGAAGAGGTTGGTTTGTGTCTCTTTCAATCATTTTGTTGACTGATATGCAAACTCTTATATTGACTTAATTCAATTTGAACTTCAGGTAGTAAACATGGAGAGAGATTTGCTCAATTTTCTGAATTTTGAGATCAGTAATCCAACCACAAAAACATTTCTCAGGTTAAGATGCACACAAAATATTTCTAGAAGTAGTTGATCACAATTTCCATCTTCAAGCCCACACATCTAATCCTAGTTTTTGCTTTCTGTATTCATGCATTTATCTCTTGTTAACGTAGAGTTTTATGGATACTTGACTAAATGGCTATACAATGATGAAAATTTCCTTGGTGAATTTGCAGAATCTTTACCAAGGCTGCCCAAGACACTTCTTCTGTAAGTTTTGCTTATAGGTTTCTGGCAGTTATAGTTTTCTTATGTCATTATTTCCCAATGATAAGTGATTCTCTCCTGCAGTTTCTAACTTTGCAATTTGAATTCTTGGGTTGTTACCTTGCGGAGCTGAGTTTGTTAGATTATATTTGTGTGCGGTTCTTGCCATCAATGGCTGCTGCTTCAGCTATCTTTCTATCAAGGTTTACAGTCTTGCCTAAAGTCCGCCCATGGGTAAGATTGGTTTTCGTTTTTCATATTTCATGTATTGGAGTATCTCACATGTGAACTTTAGGCTATCACTTTGTTTGGTGACCAGGAGGAGAAGCAGTGGGCTCTCTGTAACCTAATCATGATATAAGGGCTTATTGAAGATCTAGTGTGCAAATTCGCTTTAGCAGTTTATGTTTTACTGACTTTCACTTTCTATGTAAACATAAATTAAAACTACatttttgcttaaaaaaaaaaaaggaggtttCTCTTTTATTTAGCTGTTATAACACATCCGTGAAGTTGAACCCATGAATAGTCATTAATGTTTTGAAGATTGGGACGCTAGATATGATATTGTCCTAGAGATCTTTGTACCCAGTCACTGAATCTGATTTTAAATCGTGAGATCCTATATAAAACTGCATATCTCGACTACAAGACATTTACTAAAACTCTAGTGTATGTTAAACTTGAGGCCAAATAGAATAATATAGCTCAATGTCTCTCATGGGAAGCCGTAGCATGCACTGTACACAGAAAATTTCCAAACGAGATGTGTTGAACAAATTATGGTAATGAATATGTGgcttatattattatatattgtTGTTTATACCTATTCAGAGTGAAACTATATCTGAGTTTGTAATGCAGAAGTTATGTGGTAAAATAATTACCGAAAATAACAAAAACATATAAATTGCCAAAAGTGGTAGGGTGGTGTCTGAGTTTAGATCCATATGTGATAACTAAAGCATTTAAGTCTTAACAGTATGTCATAAATTTAACACAATCACCAGTATTGCTTTGTCAAAATCTAGTTATTCTTAAAATTGAATTCTCGTGGTTTGGTTTTGTGTAATACTAAAAGTAAGAGCTCCAAGTAGTTTCGTTGTGTGCTTATTGTTTAATTGTGGGAACATATGCGACCGTACAATAGCTTTTATTATTTAAGAATGGAATAGATGAAACTGTATTGAGAAGAGTCTATGTTGCTTTCATTTGCTTCTTTGTAGAGTTTAATATATTTAAGAAGTTTCTAAAAACAGATGTCGACATTCAATGAAAATCTTATGGAGTATTTAATCAACATAGCTTTCTCATGTGTTAGATTCTCTATAAGAGAAACTATTGGGGCCTCCAAATTTGATATAATCAGCGTgcttttacttatttattttttaatattatatGAATTATTAAAGATATAGCTTCTAAGATCTTCCTTTTAGAAAACTATTCAGCCATTTATGTCAGATGCTGAAAATTGCCAGTACTAATTTGTACAGAGTCCAACAGTCTGGATCCTTTTTTTGGTTTTGCAGAACTTGGCACTACAACAATGTACAGGTTATAAACCATCTGAACTGAAAGATTGTGTTCTCGTAATCCATGAGTTGCAATCTAGTAGAAGGGAAGCAATTGGGCGGGCATTAAGAGAAAAATATATGGATCACAAGGTACTTagttctgattttgatatgagaTTACTTTCTAATGTACCAGTAGTTTTTATCATTTGGAAACTCTTAGTGGCGGAATTCTTTTTAAGCGTAATACATTTTGCTGGCCTAGGGTTTGCGACAGGCAATAGTTGACAATTTAATCTGCATTCTAACGTATTCCAtcccaaaaatatatatttggATGCAGTACAAGTGTGTGGCTGCATTACATCCTCCAGATATTCCTGCTTGTTTTTTTGATGATGCTTGAACGAGATGCTCAAGACAATTTCCAGCTGCCCCAAAGATACAGTTCACCAAGCAATATACTGTACTGGATTTTGCACGGAAGAACTCATTTGAGTTTTCCCATTGTCTCGACTTCTGATTGTTTTCCCTGGCAAGGGACTTTAGGTTGCTTAGCTCCAGAAAAGACACAATGATGTGAAAATCATTCTTCTGGAATGGCTTGGGATATGAAGGATGTGTAGATGTTAGAGCAGAATGGTTTATATTCTGATGTTTCAAAACATGGAAATGATTTTTTTGTAAATCTTGTTAGTGAAATATAAAGGTGGATACTGTTCATAGTAACATATCCTAGCTAGATAAGTATCAACTCCACTTCAATCTCAATTTAGTTTGAGGTCTGCTATATGAATTCTTTGTACGTTGTCCTCTTTGTCCTCCATGGCTTGCtagtttctattttctgtatttggCCCTTTGCCAGTTCATTAATCAGTCTACATATATTTGTATCTTCTTAATTTAGAAACGAATCCAAGAATATTATGTTTGAAATTGTTATTTACCTTGTTAATGCTTCAAAGTGGTAGGTCATATATGTTCAAGAGATACGGAAATTTTCGCAAATAGGAGAACTTGTTTCATGATTAATAGATTTCTTTAATAGAATAATTCTTAATTTGTACTTATTTCATTACTATGGCAAAAGCGACATAGAATAGTCTAACAAGATAAGTATATAGTGCGGAGAAACAGAATATGATAGCAATCACCTTATCCTGATGATTAATAAACCAGCAATGCTTTGAcgaattacttttttttttttttttaaattattagaAGGTCATCGTTGTGAAAGGTTTAGACATGACCTCAACCTGTATATTCAAGCCAATAAGTGAACACATGGATGAtttgaaccacaaatttcaaTTTCCTAGTTAGGAGT is drawn from Lycium barbarum isolate Lr01 chromosome 8, ASM1917538v2, whole genome shotgun sequence and contains these coding sequences:
- the LOC132606498 gene encoding G2/mitotic-specific cyclin C13-1-like, whose amino-acid sequence is MVNEENKASNKRAFDSIATSNENDPVTKKRVVLGELNNNVVGSTQNPNFNETHKSKRKIKLRKDTVKKVVKENVEAEISVNSSPNEDLQKCGYAPLIYQHLHSLEVEERRRPLSNYMEKVQNDVTPTMRMILVDWLVEVSEEYKLVSDTLYLAVTYVDRFLSSHVLARERLQLLGVSCMLVASKYEEISPPHVEDFCYITDNTYTREEVVNMERDLLNFLNFEISNPTTKTFLRIFTKAAQDTSSFLTLQFEFLGCYLAELSLLDYICVRFLPSMAAASAIFLSRFTVLPKVRPWNLALQQCTGYKPSELKDCVLVIHELQSSRREAIGRALREKYMDHKYKCVAALHPPDIPACFFDDA